In one window of Paraflavitalea soli DNA:
- the tnpA gene encoding IS200/IS605 family transposase: protein MINNQNKVYLFVHIIWSVQNREPLLTKPIRTILFSHMQKRAGEKGINVLAVNGVEDHVHALIQLHPAQNLSQVVKSIRTDASDWINETKLVANPFQWEEAYAALSVNPSTIKQVEEFLGRQEEYHKTKTLESELEVFDKIQL, encoded by the coding sequence ATGATAAATAACCAGAATAAGGTTTATCTGTTTGTCCATATTATCTGGAGCGTGCAAAACCGTGAGCCTTTGCTTACAAAGCCCATCCGAACCATCTTGTTTTCCCATATGCAGAAACGTGCCGGGGAAAAGGGTATCAACGTGCTGGCTGTGAATGGCGTGGAAGATCATGTGCATGCTTTGATACAATTGCACCCGGCGCAAAATCTCTCTCAGGTGGTTAAAAGCATCCGCACGGATGCTTCGGACTGGATCAACGAAACAAAACTCGTGGCCAATCCATTTCAGTGGGAAGAAGCTTATGCGGCTTTGTCTGTCAATCCCAGCACCATCAAACAGGTGGAGGAATTCCTGGGCCGGCAGGAAGAATACCATAAGACAAAGACCCTGGAAAGCGAACTGGAAGTATTTGATAAGATCCAACTTTAG
- the aroB gene encoding 3-dehydroquinate synthase: protein MQKKTYQFTAKKVDYYFDADFSYLARLIDKEHTVLVTDENIFQAQAKKFKGWHTIVLKPGEQHKVQATANSVIEQLIARGADRKTVLVGIGGGVITDLTGYVAAVYMRGLRVGFVPTTVLAMVDASIGGKNGIDVGVYKNLVGTIRQPDFLLYDYSFLKSLPETEWINGFAEIIKHSCIKDAPLFRELEKNKLKYYQKDKAALGKLIRRNAVIKSTVVEKDEFEQGERRLLNFGHTLGHAIENMYALSHGQAISIGMVAACSISAQLVKFKDSEKVIKVLAQYGLPVHTDFDRKKAFDILKMDKKREKKEMNYVLLEKIGKGVVKSIPMVQLEKIISNL from the coding sequence ATGCAAAAGAAAACATATCAGTTCACCGCTAAGAAGGTGGACTATTATTTCGATGCCGATTTCTCCTATCTCGCCAGGCTCATTGATAAGGAGCATACCGTATTGGTGACCGACGAAAACATCTTTCAGGCGCAGGCCAAAAAGTTCAAAGGCTGGCATACCATCGTACTGAAACCAGGAGAGCAGCACAAAGTACAGGCTACTGCCAACAGTGTGATAGAACAACTGATCGCCCGGGGCGCAGATCGCAAGACCGTGCTGGTAGGCATTGGCGGCGGTGTGATCACCGACCTTACCGGGTATGTCGCTGCTGTGTACATGCGTGGCCTGCGGGTAGGTTTTGTGCCCACTACCGTACTGGCCATGGTGGATGCTTCTATTGGTGGTAAGAATGGCATTGATGTAGGCGTGTACAAGAACCTGGTGGGTACCATCCGGCAGCCGGATTTCCTGTTGTATGATTACAGCTTCCTGAAATCCTTGCCCGAAACAGAATGGATCAACGGCTTTGCCGAGATCATCAAACACAGCTGTATCAAAGATGCCCCTTTGTTCCGGGAACTGGAGAAGAACAAACTGAAATATTACCAGAAAGATAAAGCTGCACTGGGCAAGCTGATCCGCCGCAATGCGGTGATCAAATCGACCGTCGTTGAAAAGGATGAATTTGAACAGGGCGAACGCCGGTTGCTGAACTTTGGTCATACCCTGGGCCATGCGATTGAGAACATGTATGCTTTGTCGCACGGGCAGGCCATATCCATCGGCATGGTAGCTGCCTGCAGCATCTCTGCACAGCTGGTAAAATTCAAAGACAGTGAGAAAGTGATCAAAGTACTGGCGCAATACGGATTGCCCGTGCATACTGATTTCGACAGGAAAAAGGCATTCGACATATTGAAGATGGACAAGAAGCGGGAGAAGAAAGAGATGAATTATGTGTTGCTGGAAAAGATAGGTAAAGGGGTAGTAAAGTCTATCCCCATGGTACAGTTAGAGAAAATTATTTCAAACTTATGA